TGTCTGTTTGTCTTCATTACAAACTCTCCGCCTTGATGGTTTTGATTTGCCGGAATCTTTCAGTTTGCTTTTGTTGACAACTCTCTGTCTGGGAAGGTGCAATTTACCCCAAGGCCCTTGCAAATTTCCAGCATTAATAACTCTTGAACTGCATGATGTAGTGTATCCTGCTAATATGACCAAGTTCTTCTCTGAACTTGTCAGTTTGCAGAATCTTACACTATATTTCAAGAAAGTTATTATAAAAGATTTTTTTATAAATTGTCCTCAATTGATGAATCTTAAGATAATCAATGCTACTTCTCGTCCTTGTGGTAATATAATGCTTTTATCTCCAAGAATCTGTAATTTCACTTCTGTTGGAATATTTTCAATTGCATTTGGAGTCTCTCAGTTGGAGAATGTCTATGTTAAATTATGGGAGCGCATGAGATGTAAGGCTTTGTCACCATCAACAAAGCTGAAACAATATTATCGCCGGTTTCTTTTTATGTTTCCAGCATTTGGTAGTGCCAAGATTCTTAGCCTTGATTTGGAGACCATTAAGGTAACTCTATCTATTTGATGATATAACTGTTAACAGTGTATTTCCTTTTTTGAGACCATTAAGGTAACTCTATATCTAATTTATTTGATGATATAACTGCTACCATTGTATTTCCTTTTTTGAGTAAAAATATTGTCTGATATTAAATAGTGCCAGTTAAACATCGTTATAAGCCTTTTATGGGCATCACTTGTACTATTTAAGAAGTTCAATTACATCTGGCCTCCAGTGCACGTTTATAGATTGTGCACCAGATTAGTTGAGGATATTCCTCATCCAAAAACCTTATCATCAGGGTATGCTTCCCTTGAAGTTGTTGCAAGTCCGTAACCAGTCTCTTTTGTCAGggataaataaaatttaaatagaCTTTCAGACAAATTAGTTCCCCATGCTCCAAACTGGGAAATATAACTGTTTGTCCGATTTAGTACTAAACATCTGTGGCCTTTTTTTCAACAGTGAAACTCTGATATTCCATCCCAAAGTTCACTATCAAAGTTGTGTTAATAATATTGCCTTCTATTTGTCCTTACATTTATCTTTTGGTGGACTGTGGGTTGCACATTATGAATTCCATTATCAAAGGATAACTTCACTTCCTTTTAGATTCTTGAATCTTGAGTGTTACCGCAACCAAATTACATGTCATTTGGGGTATCCCGTAGATTAATCATATTTTTTTACTAGGCACTTTCTGCAATTCCAGACATTGTTGCACAGGTTGGATCTCCATTCTATAACTTGAAGTATCTGAAGCTACCACAGGGATGTAATGAATCAAGCATATGTGGTTCTATCAAAAGCTACTTGCTTGATGGCTCTCCAAGAGTCACAATTGTCACAAAAATACCTCAGGTACTTGATGAAAACTGTACTCCACTATAAGTTGGTCCATTCTGTCTTACTATTGTAGGCCGACAAAATTTGTGCAGCGCTTATTTGCATGGTTGCCtttttttattgttttctttCGTCATGTATGTGGAAATAAAAGGTTTTAATTGGGGTCTCTAGGATATTTATCAATAGCTTTTTTTAAGGGCCTTACACTTCTGTTGATTTACAATCATATTTACTTATTTGTTCAAGCAAaatttattgaataattaataTTAGGATCTAATACTTTATCCAAATGTGATGTAAATTTTTTAGAGAAGAGGTTTAGATGATAAAAGATAAAGACTATATACGCTAGGAATAATCTACAAAAGTATATCTAGGACTAAGTACCTAACAACATAATTAACCTAGATTAATGAAATATTTTGTATCTCGGgtattttcaaatattttaatttatcattgtaattttttcaaaatatacAATATTTCAATCTATAAAGTTAAAGTTTTTAAAGTAATAGTGTtgtcacacacacacatatataatattatatagaTAAAATTTGTATAGTAAAATtataatttgaagtgttaatgATACGGGAACAACGGTTGTttaaagaatttttaaattcGGTTCGTACTTAATATGCGCATGTTGATTTTAGGTAGCTGAAGTGGCCCTCAGTGCTGCAGTTGGTGGGGATGGCGATGACCAAGTGAGATCTTCTAGGAGAGCTGTTGATACCGGATTATGGAATGGCCACGAAGTTAAGTCGGAGTTTATTGGCCTTCTCAATCTCATTATGAAGCAATACCCAGAAACCTTTGAGCACTTCACCACCAACACTGAAAGCAAGTTGTTCTGCACAATGAAACTGAATATGTTGTGCACCTCAGTAGATGCTCTTTCGAAAATATCTACAACTGAGGTCGATGATAAGATGGTGACTGAGCACAAAGTACTATTTGCTGATTTGCAAAAGCTAGGATTCAGAGTAAACTGGCTTGAGAGTCATCTGAATTGTATTGAGCATGGGATTTCAAAGTCCCTACTGCATGATCTTGATGAGGTTGACTCGCTTGTGGAAAAGAATGATGATACCAAGACGGACATTGTCTAGCACAGTGGATATTGAACTTGCTGTTAGGAAGATTGGAGAGTATCTATTTTcgtaattttgatgcaattttAAGGTATCATGCTTGTTTCTTGAAATTATCTGACATTTGGTGATGGTTATCACTGAGACTAGTTGTGTTCCTGAGTATTGGATTTTTAATTggtttttatttaataaataagtaaaAAGACATGATGGGACTTCTTGTTATTTCTATGCAGTTTAACAGTCGATGCTAAATTTAGCACCACTTTTTGGTAAACTATACATATTTACCACATAATTATGTCAGAGTAAAGGTAACAATAGTTTGATTGCAGGCAGATTATATTTGTGTGGGGGCTGGGAACATCATCAGGCATAGAGTAAGTGAGTAATGTATCTGGACATTTGTGTTGCTTTTACCCATTTTGCCAACACTTGTGCAATTCCTTAGAACAAGAAGCGTGTTAATTGGCCGTCTGCTGAGGACTTTTTTTCTGCTCAGTAGATGATCTGAGCAAGAAACGGGTTTAAAATG
This sequence is a window from Apium graveolens cultivar Ventura chromosome 9, ASM990537v1, whole genome shotgun sequence. Protein-coding genes within it:
- the LOC141686900 gene encoding uncharacterized protein LOC141686900 isoform X1 — its product is MDCGFKELENVYVKLWERMRCKALSPSTKLKQYYRRFLFMFPAFGSAKILSLDLETIKALSAIPDIVAQVGSPFYNLKYLKLPQGCNESSICGSIKSYLLDGSPRVTIVTKIPQVAEVALSAAVGGDGDDQVRSSRRAVDTGLWNGHEVKSEFIGLLNLIMKQYPETFEHFTTNTESKLFCTMKLNMLCTSVDALSKISTTEVDDKMVTEHKVLFADLQKLGFRVNWLESHLNCIEHGISKSLLHDLDEVDSLVEKNDDTKTDIV
- the LOC141686900 gene encoding uncharacterized protein LOC141686900 isoform X2, which codes for MDCGFKEALSAIPDIVAQVGSPFYNLKYLKLPQGCNESSICGSIKSYLLDGSPRVTIVTKIPQVAEVALSAAVGGDGDDQVRSSRRAVDTGLWNGHEVKSEFIGLLNLIMKQYPETFEHFTTNTESKLFCTMKLNMLCTSVDALSKISTTEVDDKMVTEHKVLFADLQKLGFRVNWLESHLNCIEHGISKSLLHDLDEVDSLVEKNDDTKTDIV